The bacterium genome contains the following window.
ATACGTGCACAGCAGCCTGGGATACAGGAGTCCGGAGGAGTTCGAGGCCCTTTACTCCCAGCAAGTTCTTAAGGAAGCAATGTGAAATCTCTAAACTCATTTTACCTCAAATCTGTCTTGACAAATGGGTCGCACTACACTTTGTGAGAAAGTCTAATTGCGAGAGGACTTAATATTAAAACACTTAAGAAATTGGAACCTTGTCGGTATTACCGCTTACATCAATCCGTTTCTTTTTGCTGGTAATTGAAGTGATGGTTGTTAAAGGTGCGCGAAGATTGTCAAGTTGTATATTGCTTTAATTGAGAACAGTTCCTGAAACCGCATCGGCGGATTTCGAAGACTTTTTCTAAAAGATGAAGAAAATAATCGAAGCTATTCTCCTACCAGCCGGTGTTGCAGTTTATCGCATTCGAACAGGCGTTGCCTAGCGCCGTGCCTATTGCATCGCCGCAAGCATCGCCGCAAGCCTGGCCCGCTTGTTGAGCCGAGATAACGAGAATGACCGTGCCTATTAATGCCACTCCTCCTGCGACTCCGCAGCCTATCCAAGCCTTGCCTGCTCTTTCTTTTCTTGCTTCCTTGACGTAACAATCGGTATATGCTGTAACATAGTCACTTGGTTTACCAAGCAATCTTTCAGGGGGAGGTGAGGGTTTCAACAGATAAGCTAATCCAACACCGATTATGTTTATAAGGCATCCTGCTCCTGTCCAGAGCCACCATTGAGAGTCTCTTTTTGCATCCGCTTTTGCCTGCTCGCAGGCGTTTTCTGCAAAAGCCGATATCGGCAACGCAACAATAGCAAAAACGATTATTAAAGATATTATTCTTTTCATCCTTCTCCCTTACGTTTAGCTTTATAACATTATCTTAAATAAAAATGATTTGTCAAGTGTTGATTGATAAATAAAATCATCTTTAATCTAAGAGTGAAACTAACCACTTAGTCTGTCGTTAAATTGAGGGCTTAGTCGTTCTTTGTGTCTGTCTGTTTTTGACCGAAAGGAATGTAGAGAGTCGTTTGACGCTGACGAAGCACTTGTCCGCTCCACTGTTTTTTATATGCCGCGATTGCCTGGCTATCCACTTTAGCATCGCCAGAGGAGCGGTAGATGGTAACTTCGGCTAGTTTTCCTGTGGAATCGACAACCACGCGGAGCGTTCCGCCTTCAGAAAACTGGCGGTCGAACACTATGGCGTTCTCCGGATAGGACTTGGCTATCGTTCCGACGGATGGAGCGGCGGCTTTAGTCGTTCTTGCCGATTTTGTTTCTTTTGCAGCGCCGCCTAAGGCAGAGGATTCATTCTCCTTGATTTTATTGTTGATGTCGCTGATTGTTCCTGCAACAATCGCCTTGCCTGCCTCCTCGGAGCTTCTGCGGCCTCCGCCTTGCTCTGCATTAGCGGTTTTTTCCTGCGCCAATTGAAGTTCGGCTCCTTCAGTCGAGGAGGATATAGACTCGTCTTTGGCAATGTCATCCACATCGTAGGCGCTGACAAGCTCTTTGTTCTCCTCAGGCATTGCAGGTATGGGAACGCTCATTTTCGCTTCGGCTTCCGAGGCGTAATATCCGGCACGGCTTTGCATCTCGACGGCTCTTTCATTAGAAGCAACAGGTGCGCTCTGGGATTTGTCCGTTTTTGCTATTCCCTGTTCACGTTTGAGGTCGACTTTCCCGAGTTCCTCTATTTCTTTCATTTGCGAGAATTTGGCAGGCGCTCGACCTATGAGTTCGATTCCGATTACGATGGCGAATACGACTGCAACGCCGGCTGAAAGGTAGGGCAGAAGACGCCATCCAAGAAGCTTGCGCCTTGGACGGTGGACAAGCATATGTCTGGAATCCGTGAGTCTGCGGCTCAGGCGATTGGTGAAACTGTGCCAGTAATGCTCGCCCGGATCAGGGACGCTTTCTGATTCACCGTCACGAACCAGAGCGTCTAATGCATTTAGCTCCTGAAGTTTTGCTTTACACGCAGAGCATTTCTCCAGATGCTTTTCAAATTCACTCTTCTTTTTTTCGCTCAACTCCCCATCGTGATATAAAGGTATTAACTTTTCAAAATCATTGCATTTCATAGCAGTGCTCCAAGTTCCCCTTTAAGCATCTCTCTTGCGCGCGAAAGACGCGACATCACCGTTCCTACAGGTATCTCCAGCACCTCGGAAATCCTCGTATACGACCAGTCCTCGTATACCCTCAGAACAAGAACCTGTCTGAGTTTTAAGGGCAGGCTGGCTATTGCCTTATGCACTTTTTTCCTTGTTTCATCCTTCAAGGCAGTTGTTTCAGGCGTTTCACCTGAAGATTGGAATTCAAGATCAACATCAGCTATCTTGAGTTTTTTCTTTTTCAGATGGTTCAAGGTCAGGTTAATGGCTATACGGTAAATCCATGGGCTGAAAGGGTAGTTGACATCGAAACGTTCTATTGCCTTGAAGGCGCGTATGAACGTTTCTTGAGCCAGATCATCAGCTTCGTGATGATTCCTTACAAACCTGTAGATCACTGTATAAACCTTTCTTTGATAACGCTCTACCAGTTTGGAGAACGCACCAAAATCTCCATTTTTTGCCTCTATTAAGAGTTTTTTTTCGTCTTCGGGAGGTCCTTTATGTTCCTCGGACCTTATCCCTTTGTCTCTTAATACCGAAAGAGGCATGATTTATTCCCTCATGGAATATGCAGGGGGCGGAAGGGGTTTAGCGTAAGTTTCAGGCTTAAAGTATTATACATCAGGAACCGATCATTTTTTTTATGTCGGAGTCCATCTCTTGAGGGGCTCGGCCTGTAACAATCGTCGAATAAGGAAAGCTTCCTTCAGGTTCAAATTTATTCTTCATTTCGCTGTATATTTCCCATGTAGCGTCAGATAGAAGATCAGAAGTCTTTCTTTTCTCAATCCATTCCCTTACTTTTTCAGGCGCTGCGTCTGTCCGTATAAAGAAAGACTCGACTCCAAGCTCGTCAGCTGCTTTTTTCAACTCAAGCCTGTTTTTTTCTTTATGGCAGGTTGCATCGATTATAAGTGACTGTCCTTGAGAGAGATATAGCTTCACTTGTCTGGCAAGGTAGTCGTAGACCCTCTTTGATATCTCCGCAGAATAGAGATCAGATCCGAATCCG
Protein-coding sequences here:
- a CDS encoding sigma-70 family RNA polymerase sigma factor — translated: MPLSVLRDKGIRSEEHKGPPEDEKKLLIEAKNGDFGAFSKLVERYQRKVYTVIYRFVRNHHEADDLAQETFIRAFKAIERFDVNYPFSPWIYRIAINLTLNHLKKKKLKIADVDLEFQSSGETPETTALKDETRKKVHKAIASLPLKLRQVLVLRVYEDWSYTRISEVLEIPVGTVMSRLSRAREMLKGELGALL